A stretch of Miscanthus floridulus cultivar M001 chromosome 13, ASM1932011v1, whole genome shotgun sequence DNA encodes these proteins:
- the LOC136499610 gene encoding germin-like protein 8-5: MAPTTYFLLVSFLALVTSQAIASDPSSLQDFCVADIHSPVKVSGFVSKDPMAVNADDFFKAANLDKPRDTMKSKVGSNVMLPGLNTLSISLARIDYAPLGQNSPHTHPRATEILIVLEGALYVGFVTSNIDNGNKLFAKVLNKGDMFVFPQGLIHYQYNPIPDKTVVAIAALRSQNPRAITIANAVFGSKPPILGDVLAKVFLVQKGTIDWLQAEFSENNHY, translated from the exons ATGGCTCCCACCACCTACTTTCTCCTCGTTTCTTTTCTAGCATTGGTCACTTCCCAGGCCATTGCTTCTGACCCTAGCTCGCTCCAGGACTTCTGTGTAGCTGACATACATTCTC CAGTGAAGGTGAGTGGATTTGTTAGCAAGGACCCCATGGCCGTGAACGCAGATGACTTTTTCAAGGCAGCAAACCTTGACAAGCCTAGGGACACCATGAAAAGCAAGGTCGGATCCAATGTCATGCTACCTGGACTCAACACCCTCAGCATCTCATTGGCTCGCATCGACTACGCACCATTAGGTCAAAATTCTCCACACACCCACCCACGTGCCACAGAGATTCTCATAGTGCTTGAGGGTGCACTCTATGTTGGATTTGTCACCTCTAACATAGACAATGGTAACAAGCTATTCGCCAAGGTTCTCAATAAGGGTGACATGTTTGTATTCCCCCAAGGGCTCATACACTACCAATACAACCCGATCCCTGACAAGACAGTTGTCGCAATCGCTGCACTACGCAGCCAGAACCCTAGGGCTATTACTATTGCCAACGCAGTCTTTGGATCAAAACCACCAATCTTAGGTGATGTCTTGGCCAAGGTTTTCCTAGTGCAAAAGGGAACAATTGATTGGCTCCAAGCTGAATTCAGTGAGAACAACCACTACTAA
- the LOC136501025 gene encoding germin-like protein 8-11: MAPSTYFLLASLLALATSQAIASDPSPLQDFCVADIHSPVKVNGFVCKDPMAVNADDFFKAANLDKPRDTMKSKVGSNVTLINVMQLPGLNTLGISLARIDYAPLGQNPPHTHPRATEILTVLEGTLYVGFVTSNTDNGNKLFAKVLNKGDVFVFPQGLIHFQFNPVHDKPAVAIAALSSQNPGAITIANAVFGSKPPISDDVLAKAFQVQKGTIDWLQAQFWENNHY; encoded by the exons ATGGCTCCCTCCACCTACTTTCTCCTGGCTTCGCTTCTAGCATTGGCCACTTCTCAGGCCATTGCTTCAGACCCTAGCCCGCTCCAGGACTTCTGTGTTGCCGACATACACTCTCCAG TGAAGGTGAATGGATTTGTTTGCAAGGACCCCATGGCCGTGAACGCAGATGACTTTTTCAAGGCAGCAAACCTTGACAAGCCTAGGGACACAATGAAAAGCAAGGTCGGATCCAATGTCACTTTGATCAATGTCATGCAGTTGCCTGGACTCAACACCCTGGGCATCTCGTTGGCTCGCATTGACTACGCACCATTAGGTCAAAATCCACCACACACCCACCCACGTGCCACAGAGATTCTCACCGTGCTTGAGGGTACACTCTATGTTGGATTTGTCACCTCCAACACAGACAACGGTAACAAGCTATTCGCCAAGGTTCTTAACAAGGGTGACGTGTTTGTATTCCCCCAAGGGCTCATCCACTTCCAATTCAATCCGGTCCATGACAAGCCAGCTGTCGCGATCGCTGCACTAAGCAGCCAGAACCCTGGGGCTATTACTATTGCCAACGCAGTCTTTGGATCAAAGCCACCGATCTCAGATGATGTCTTGGCCAAGGCTTTCCAGGTGCAAAAGGGAACAATTGATTGGCTCCAAGCTCAATTCTGGGAGAACAACCACTACTAA